A stretch of Rhododendron vialii isolate Sample 1 chromosome 4a, ASM3025357v1 DNA encodes these proteins:
- the LOC131322676 gene encoding uncharacterized protein LOC131322676 isoform X2: MGARKRATPEAATKPPPPTAAAAAAATTSSTTEPPIAPPKAGQILTTSLIFFVPYAYLIFSHYNIEPDLKRSILINAILSSVAFLVTLSMIPVASRYVLRRNLFGYDINKKGTPQGSVKVPESLGIVVGIVFLVFAILFQHFNFTSDSINRKLVLPSIAALPLLMAYAGHTTIVIPKPLVPYLGLEILDLGWIYKLYMWLLAIFCTNSINIHAGINGLEVGQTIVISCAILVHNVMQIGVSSDPEYKQAHAFSIYLVQPLLATSMALFSYNWYPSSVFVGDTYTYFAGMTMAVAGILGHFSETLLIFFIPQVLNFLLSLPQLSGYIPCPRHRLPRFDPQTGLLTGTNDGTLVNLFLRQFGRKSENSLCILLLVFQAICCCFCFLLRWFLAGWYK; the protein is encoded by the exons atgggagcTCGAAAGAGAGCCACACCGGAGGCCGCCACGAAACCTCCTCCGccaaccgccgccgccgccgccgccgccaccacgaGCTCAACTACCGAACCTCCGATCGCTCCTCCAAAGGCGGGCCAAATCCTGACAACCTCTCTCATCTTCTTCGTCCCCTACGCCTACCTCATCTTCTCTCACTACAACATCGAGCCAGACCTCAAGCGATCGATCCTCATCAACGCCATCCTTAGCTCCGTcgcctttttggtaaccctaagCATGATTCCCGTGGCCTCTAGGTACGTCTTGAGGCGCAATTTGTTTGGCTACGACATCAACAAGAAGGGCACGCCTCAAGGTTCAGTCAAAGT GCCTGAGTCACTGGGTATTGTTGTTGGGATTGTTTTCTTGGTGTTTGCAATCTTATTTCAGCATTTTAACTTCACATCAGATTCAATT AACAGGAAATTAGTATTGCCGTCAATTGCTGCTCTTCCTCTATTGATGGCCTATGCTGGACATACAACTATTGTTATACCAAAGCCCCTCGTGCCGTATCTCGGgcttgagattttggatttag GGTGGATATACAAGCTATATATGTGGCTTCTGGCTATATTTTGCACGAACTCTATCAATATTCATGCTGGTATAAATGGCCTTGAAGTTGGGCAGACAATTGTTATTTCGTGTGCT ATTCTAGTGCATAATGTAATGCAAATTGGAGTATCCTCTGACCCAGAGTATAAACAGGCTCATGCATTCTCTATTTACCTTGTTCAACCATTGCTTGCTACATCTATGGCTTTATTTTCTTACAACTG GTATCCTTCATCAGTTTTTGTTGGTGACACCTACACATACTTCGCTGGAATGACTATGGCTGTAGCTGGCATTCTAGGCCACTTTAG TGAAACACTTCTGATATTCTTCATTCCTCAAGTTTTGAACTTCCTTTTATCTCTCCCTCAG CTTTCTGGCTATATTCCTTGTCCACGACATCGGCTGCCCAG GTTTGACCCTCAGACCGGACTGCTAACTGGGACAAATGATGGGACACTCGTAAACTTGTTCTTAAGACAATTTGGCAGGAAGTCAGAAAATTCGCTTTGCATCCTTCTACTTGTCTTCCAG GCCATCTGTTGCTGCTTCTGTTTCTTGCTGAGGTGGTTCCTGGCTGGTTGGTACAAATGA
- the LOC131322676 gene encoding uncharacterized protein LOC131322676 isoform X1, protein MGARKRATPEAATKPPPPTAAAAAAATTSSTTEPPIAPPKAGQILTTSLIFFVPYAYLIFSHYNIEPDLKRSILINAILSSVAFLVTLSMIPVASRYVLRRNLFGYDINKKGTPQGSVKVPESLGIVVGIVFLVFAILFQHFNFTSDSIWLVEYNAALASICFMILLGFVDDVLDVPWRVKLVLPSIAALPLLMAYAGHTTIVIPKPLVPYLGLEILDLGWIYKLYMWLLAIFCTNSINIHAGINGLEVGQTIVISCAILVHNVMQIGVSSDPEYKQAHAFSIYLVQPLLATSMALFSYNWYPSSVFVGDTYTYFAGMTMAVAGILGHFSETLLIFFIPQVLNFLLSLPQLSGYIPCPRHRLPRFDPQTGLLTGTNDGTLVNLFLRQFGRKSENSLCILLLVFQAICCCFCFLLRWFLAGWYK, encoded by the exons atgggagcTCGAAAGAGAGCCACACCGGAGGCCGCCACGAAACCTCCTCCGccaaccgccgccgccgccgccgccgccaccacgaGCTCAACTACCGAACCTCCGATCGCTCCTCCAAAGGCGGGCCAAATCCTGACAACCTCTCTCATCTTCTTCGTCCCCTACGCCTACCTCATCTTCTCTCACTACAACATCGAGCCAGACCTCAAGCGATCGATCCTCATCAACGCCATCCTTAGCTCCGTcgcctttttggtaaccctaagCATGATTCCCGTGGCCTCTAGGTACGTCTTGAGGCGCAATTTGTTTGGCTACGACATCAACAAGAAGGGCACGCCTCAAGGTTCAGTCAAAGT GCCTGAGTCACTGGGTATTGTTGTTGGGATTGTTTTCTTGGTGTTTGCAATCTTATTTCAGCATTTTAACTTCACATCAGATTCAATT TGGCTTGTCGAGTATAATGCAGCTTTGGCATCCATATGCTTTATGATTTTGCTTGGATTTGTAGATGATGTTCTTGATGTCCCTTGGAGAGT GAAATTAGTATTGCCGTCAATTGCTGCTCTTCCTCTATTGATGGCCTATGCTGGACATACAACTATTGTTATACCAAAGCCCCTCGTGCCGTATCTCGGgcttgagattttggatttag GGTGGATATACAAGCTATATATGTGGCTTCTGGCTATATTTTGCACGAACTCTATCAATATTCATGCTGGTATAAATGGCCTTGAAGTTGGGCAGACAATTGTTATTTCGTGTGCT ATTCTAGTGCATAATGTAATGCAAATTGGAGTATCCTCTGACCCAGAGTATAAACAGGCTCATGCATTCTCTATTTACCTTGTTCAACCATTGCTTGCTACATCTATGGCTTTATTTTCTTACAACTG GTATCCTTCATCAGTTTTTGTTGGTGACACCTACACATACTTCGCTGGAATGACTATGGCTGTAGCTGGCATTCTAGGCCACTTTAG TGAAACACTTCTGATATTCTTCATTCCTCAAGTTTTGAACTTCCTTTTATCTCTCCCTCAG CTTTCTGGCTATATTCCTTGTCCACGACATCGGCTGCCCAG GTTTGACCCTCAGACCGGACTGCTAACTGGGACAAATGATGGGACACTCGTAAACTTGTTCTTAAGACAATTTGGCAGGAAGTCAGAAAATTCGCTTTGCATCCTTCTACTTGTCTTCCAG GCCATCTGTTGCTGCTTCTGTTTCTTGCTGAGGTGGTTCCTGGCTGGTTGGTACAAATGA
- the LOC131322676 gene encoding uncharacterized protein LOC131322676 isoform X3, with the protein MGARKRATPEAATKPPPPTAAAAAAATTSSTTEPPIAPPKAGQILTTSLIFFVPYAYLIFSHYNIEPDLKRSILINAILSSVAFLVTLSMIPVASRYVLRRNLFGYDINKKGTPQGSVKVPESLGIVVGIVFLVFAILFQHFNFTSDSIWLVEYNAALASICFMILLGFVDDVLDVPWRVKLVLPSIAALPLLMAYAGHTTIVIPKPLVPYLGLEILDLGWIYKLYMWLLAIFCTNSINIHAGINGLEVGQTIVISCAILVHNVMQIGVSSDPEYKQAHAFSIYLVQPLLATSMALFSYNWYPSSVFVGDTYTYFAGMTMAVAGILGHFSGCFVNEFYGETLLSRLSSQ; encoded by the exons atgggagcTCGAAAGAGAGCCACACCGGAGGCCGCCACGAAACCTCCTCCGccaaccgccgccgccgccgccgccgccaccacgaGCTCAACTACCGAACCTCCGATCGCTCCTCCAAAGGCGGGCCAAATCCTGACAACCTCTCTCATCTTCTTCGTCCCCTACGCCTACCTCATCTTCTCTCACTACAACATCGAGCCAGACCTCAAGCGATCGATCCTCATCAACGCCATCCTTAGCTCCGTcgcctttttggtaaccctaagCATGATTCCCGTGGCCTCTAGGTACGTCTTGAGGCGCAATTTGTTTGGCTACGACATCAACAAGAAGGGCACGCCTCAAGGTTCAGTCAAAGT GCCTGAGTCACTGGGTATTGTTGTTGGGATTGTTTTCTTGGTGTTTGCAATCTTATTTCAGCATTTTAACTTCACATCAGATTCAATT TGGCTTGTCGAGTATAATGCAGCTTTGGCATCCATATGCTTTATGATTTTGCTTGGATTTGTAGATGATGTTCTTGATGTCCCTTGGAGAGT GAAATTAGTATTGCCGTCAATTGCTGCTCTTCCTCTATTGATGGCCTATGCTGGACATACAACTATTGTTATACCAAAGCCCCTCGTGCCGTATCTCGGgcttgagattttggatttag GGTGGATATACAAGCTATATATGTGGCTTCTGGCTATATTTTGCACGAACTCTATCAATATTCATGCTGGTATAAATGGCCTTGAAGTTGGGCAGACAATTGTTATTTCGTGTGCT ATTCTAGTGCATAATGTAATGCAAATTGGAGTATCCTCTGACCCAGAGTATAAACAGGCTCATGCATTCTCTATTTACCTTGTTCAACCATTGCTTGCTACATCTATGGCTTTATTTTCTTACAACTG GTATCCTTCATCAGTTTTTGTTGGTGACACCTACACATACTTCGCTGGAATGACTATGGCTGTAGCTGGCATTCTAGGCCACTTTAG TGGATGTTTTGTGAATGAATTTTATGGCGAAACACTGTTAAGCAGGCTAAGCAGCCAATAA
- the LOC131322695 gene encoding glycosyltransferase-like At2g41451, with translation MAGGLHSSLRPTPPSSSSSSFTSRLLLMLTILPLTLAAFAFVLQWRGGLTDPTTRWSPDPLFPGMDPSGTVRSSAAASSDCVDLLGRSRSASFPYYRDWKFSYGSDLRPKLCITTSTSAGLEQTLPWLFYHKVIGVTNFFLFVEGKAATPSVSKVLESIPGVKVIYRTKELEEQQTRSRIWNETWLASFFYKPCNYELFVKQSLNMEMAIVMAREAGMDWIIHLDTDELIHPAGAREYSMRQLLAEVPGNVDMVIFPNYESSVERDDIKEPFSEVSMFKKNYDHLPKDTYFGNYKEATRGNPNYFLTYGNGKSAARIQDHLRPNGAHRWHNYMKTPNEIKLDDAAVLHYTYPKFSDLTSRRDRCRCKPTKEDVKRCFMLEFDRAAFIIASTATEEEMLHWYREHIVWTDKAVNAKLLKKGILTRIYAPMVIVQELRESGVFTSVVAAAHTNLSKDEFLSSIESSNTSRGIESRGISSRKIGNSGESQATARKVLETALTDSYAVPPLSPPSMKDIHLDI, from the exons ATGGCGGGTGGTCTGCACTCATCCCTCAGACCCACcccaccctcctcctcctcatcatcgTTCACTTCCAGGCTCCTCTTGATGCTCACAATCCTTCCCTTAACCCTCGCCGCCTTCGCATTCGTCCTCCAGTGGCGCGGCGGCCTCACCGACCCGACCACCCGCTGGTCGCCCGACCCGTTGTTCCCGGGCATGGACCCGTCCGGAACCGTCCGCTCCTCCGCGGCCGCGTCCTCCGACTGCGTGGATCTTCTGGGTCGGAGCCGGTCCGCTTCGTTCCCGTACTACAGGGACTGGAAGTTCAGTTACGGGTCTGATCTGAGACCCAAA TTATGTATTACTACAAGCACTTCAGCTGGCTTAGAGCAGACTCTACCTTGGCTATTCTATCATAAGGTTATTGGAGTTACAAACTTCTTCCTGTTTGTAGAAGGGAAAGCTGCAACCCCTAGTGTATCAAAAGTCCTAGAGTCCATTCCA gGAGTAAAAGTTATATACAGAACAAAAGAATTGGAGGAGCAACAAACTAGAAG TCGGATCTGGAATGAGACTTGGTTGGCGAGCTTTTTCTACAAGCCTTGCAACTACGAGTTATTTGTCAAGCAATCCCTCAATATGGAAATGGCTATCGTCATGGCAAGG GAAGCAGGCATGGATTGGATCATACATCTTGACACTGATGAGTTAATTCATCCAGCGGGTGCTCGTGAGTACTCTATGAGACAACTGCTAGCAGAAGTGCCTGGAAATGTGGATATGGTTATCTTTCCAAATTAC GAGAGCAGCGTTGAGAGAGATGACATTAAGGAACCTTTCAGCGAG GTGTCAATGTTTAAGAAGAATTATGACCACCTTCCGAAAGACACATACTTTGGTAATTACAAAGAAGCAACGCGTGGTAACCCTAACTACTTTTTGACTTATGGAAATGGGAAATCAGCTGCCCGCATCCAAGATCATCTTCGTCCTAATGGTGCACACAGATGGCACAACTATATGAAGACCCCGAA TGAGATCAAATTGGATGATGCTGCTGTTTTGCATTATACATATCCAAAGTTCTCTGATTTGACCTCAAGACGTGATCGTTGCCGTTGTAAGCCTACAAAGGAAGACGTTAAGAGATGCTTCATGTTAGAATTTGACCGAGCT GCATTTATAATTGCTTCAACCGCAACTGAAGAGGAGATGCTTCACTG gTACCGGGAACATATCGTGTGGACTGACAAAGCAGTAAATGCAAAACTTTTAAAGAAGGGAATCTTGACTCGCATTTATGCTCCCATG GTCATTGTACAAGAGTTGAGAGAATCCGGCGTTTTCACGTCTGTAGTTGCGGCTGCGCATACAAATCTATCGAAGGATGAATTCTTGTCATCTATTGAGAGTAGTAATACCTCTAGAGGCATAGAATCTAGAGGGATTTCGTCAAGAAAGATTGGCAATAGCGGAGAGTCTCAAGCAACTGCAAGGAAGGTTTTGGAAACTGCATTAACTGATTCTTATGCAGTGCCGCCATTATCTCCTCCGAGTATGAAGGATATCCACCTTGATATATAG